The following are encoded together in the Labeo rohita strain BAU-BD-2019 chromosome 17, IGBB_LRoh.1.0, whole genome shotgun sequence genome:
- the si:dkeyp-110a12.4 gene encoding pancreatic secretory granule membrane major glycoprotein GP2 yields the protein MTPATLALTWLSIWTVTSAVQIEEGELNETVICTNDQMQVIIPSVFFLNKEPPVYVWDLHLNDPDCRGVEVGNDYVFSIKTNFTDCGTVMASDDTHIMFTNTIRNNETDIITRSYINITFGCRYPINYMVQQQNGENLIRVDVRTITLNTEDGNFSVSMLLYKDEEFQDKWTTVPSLTLEDNIYVKVYMIPANLFLRVERCWATPTNEPYSNIQYTFIRDSCPVLWNDQTLAVMKNGQGPEALFRIQMFKFVGSSYTDVFLHCNVQICHNTGGVCQPNCSAEDASVRTRRDVASSHTISYGPIRRLKANTESTSLSSDMPPVETFVLGGLLFVLIVITGVFGKLWLQSRNSYPTQEAQLTLSNIHHISEVAS from the exons ATGACACCTGCTACTCTGGCACTGACATGGCTCTCAATATGGACAGTAACTTCTGCTGTGCAGATTGAAGAAGGAG aACTCAACGAGACAGTAATTTGCACCAATGATCAGATGCAAGTTATCATTCCCAGTGTGTTTTTTCTAAACAAGGAGCCACCTGTTTAC GTTTGGGATTTGCACTTGAATGATCCTGACTGTCGAGGCGTTGAGGTTGGGAATGACTATGTCTTCAGCATCAAGACAAACTTCACGGACTGCGGCACCGTTATG GCATCTGATGATACTCATATCATGTTCACCAACACAATCCGTAACAACGAAACTGATATCATCACCAGAAGCTacatcaatatcacatttgggTGTCGATACCCCATAAACTACATGGTCCAGCAGCAAAATGGCGAGAATCTGATCAGAGTGGATGTGAG GACAATCACTCTAAACACGGAGGATGGAAATTTCTCGGTCTCCATGCTGCTGTATAAAGATGAAGAGTTTCAGGATAAATGGACCACTGTTCCTTCTCTCACACTTGAGGACAACATCTATGTCAAAGTTTATATG ATTCCAGCGAATCTGTTTCTGAGAGTGGAGAGATGTTGGGCCACACCAACCAACGAACCTTACAGCAACATTCAGTATACCTTCATCAGGGACAG CTGTCCAGTGTTGTGGAACGACCAGACACTAGCTGTGATGAAGAACGGTCAAGGACCAGAAGCTCTGTTCAGGATACAAATGTTCAAGTTTGTTGGCAGCTCCTACACAGATGTTTTCCTACACTGCAATGTCCAGATCTGTCATAACACAGGAGGAGTGTGCCAGCCT AACTGCTCTGCTGAAGATGCATCAGTACGGACACGCAGGGATGTTGCATCATCTCACACAATCTCATATGGACCAATCAGAAGGCTCAAAGCTAATACAGAGAGTACTAGTTTGA GTTCAGATATGCCGCCTGTAGAAACCTTTGTGTTGGGTGGTCTGCTGTTCGTCCTGATTGTCATCACAGGAGTTTTTGGGAAACTCTGGCTGCAGAGCAGAAACTCGTATCCAACCCAAGAGGCCCAGCTCACTCTTTCTAACATTCACCATATCTCAGAGGTGGCCAGCTAA
- the fbxo30a gene encoding F-box only protein 30a yields MEELHIHCLKCVNRRCMIRPEPSVSCDLMGCPLVCGAVFHSCKLNEHRLLCPYERVPCLNHGFGCPFNLARVKMAQHLETCPASVVCCTMEWNRWPVSYADRKSYDNLSKEVCDVEQLDMALALQDQRMLLESLKVATTVTKALEEQNQDNSSPQELDPENVFIETDEEPYAGSYTTSVKNSRSFAATLEVLRSAKNINLIDPSGEEQNGGCSSVRNGDGDFRNDTTKESDSDSDSDLGAVGGADCPFPVDPEDERDDWLENSGCCESSDEEGEMNDGIELSGLHNDVDSERVNGSSSARQVLPDHSIPEPEMARLPQLPLPLPIPVPNLMHNNLLHHLPFRIEDRWLERKLENLQVLRGMNLFTLNGRRTLFSDPYLFRAKMEDKAVDTSDLEVADDPMGLHGIDLITAALLFCLGDSPGGRGISDSRFVDGYRIDFGTQTFSLPSAILATSTMVGDIASASACDHASPQLSNPSPFHTLRLDLVLECVARYQTKQRSMFTFVCGQLFRRDEFSSHFKNVHGDIHAGLNGWMEQRCPLAYYGCTYSQRRFCPSVQGFRIIHDRHLGSFGVQPGLAACPNEPVSRADTCQFRFHCDHLSDLPFELLQHIASFLDGFSLCQLSRVSRTMRDVCASLLQSRGMVVLLWEKTKRDDGTSSWQIQDKVWRFSTAFDTVNEWKFANISSMADHLKMCKFNTISRREEAVPLPCMSFTRELTKEGRSLRSVLKPVI; encoded by the exons ATGGAGGAGCTTCATATCCATTGCTTGAAATGTGTCAACCGCCGCTGTATGATAAGACCAGAGCCTAGCGTTTCCTGTGACCTCATGGGTTGTCCTCTTGTGTGTGGAGCGGTTTTCCACTCATGCAAACTGAACGAACACCGCTTGCTGTGTCCGTACGAAAGAGTCCCGTGTCTGAACCATGGATTCGGATGTCCGTTCAACCTCGCCAGGGTCAAAATGGCACAGCACCTTGAAACGTGCCCAGCCAGCGTTGTGTGTTGCACAATGGAATGGAATCGATGGCCAGTGAGTTACGCAGACCGCAAGTCCTACGATAACTTGAGTAAGGAGGTTTGCGACGTGGAGCAGCTCGACATGGCtttggccctccaggatcaacgGATGTTGCTGGAGTCGCTTAAAGTGGCAACCACTGTGACAAAAGCTCTGGAAGAGCAAAATCAGGACAATTCAAGCCCCCAGGAGTTGGACCCTGAGAATGTATTCATTGAAACGGACGAGGAACCGTATGCTGGATCTTACACCACTTCAGTGAAAAACAGTAGAAGCTTTGCCGCAACTTTGGAGGTTCTCCGTAGTGCAAAAAATATCAACTTGATTGATCCCAGTGGTGAGGAACAGAATGGAGGTTGCAGCAGTGTCAGGAATGGCGATGGAGacttcaggaatgacacaacaAAGGAAAGTGACTCTGATTCGGATTCCGATCTGGGAGCAGTAGGTGGTGCTGATTGTCCTTTTCCAGTAGACCCTGAAGACGAAAGAGATGATTGGTTGGAGAACAGTGGATGCTGTGAATCTTCTGATGAGGAAGGCGAAATGAATGATGGTATAGAACTCAGTGGACTTCATAATGACGTGGACAGTGAAAGGGTCAATGGCTCTTCTAGCGCAAGGCAGGTTTTACCTGATCATTCCATACCTGAGCCTGAAATGGCCCGGTTGCCCCAACTACCTCTTCCTTTGCCCATCCCTGTGCCTAATCTGATGCACAACAACCTTCTGCACCATTTGCCTTTCAGAATTGAGGACCGTTGGCTGGAGCGCAAGTTGGAGAATCTCCAGGTACTCAGGGGCATGAACTTGTTTACACTCAACGGGCGAAGGACACTATTTTCAGACCCCTATTTATTTAGAGCCAAGATGGAGGACAAGGCAGTGGACACATCGGACCTTGAGGTGGCAGATGATCCGATGGGTCTCCACGGCATTGACCTAATCACCGCTGCCTTGCTCTTTTGTTTGGGAGACTCGCCCGGAGGTAGGGGCATCTCAGACAGCCGCTTTGTAGACGGGTATCGCATTGACTTCGGCACACAAACCTTCTCCCTCCCCTCTGCCATACTGGCAACCAGCACCATGGTAGGCGACATTGCCTCAGCATCTGCCTGTGACCATGCCAGTCCACAACTCTCCAACCCCAGTCCATTTCACACTCTAAGATTAGACCTTGTTCTGGAGTGTGTGGCACGCTATCAGACCAAGCAGCGCTCGATGTTCACCTTTGTATGCGGACAGCTGTTTCGCAGGGATGAGTTCTCTTCCCATTTTAAGAACGTTCATGGTGATATCCATGCTGGCCTCAATGGTTGGATGGAGCAAAGGTGTCCATTGGCGTACTATGGTTGCACCTACTCGCAAAGAAGGTTCTGCCCTTCGGTACAAGGCTTCAGGATAATCCATGACCGACACCTTGGCTCTTTTGGGGTGCAACCTGGGTTAGCAGCCTGTCCCAATGAGCCTGTATCCAGAGCTGACACCTGTCAGTTCAGGTTCCACTGTGACCACCTTAGTGACCTGCCCTTTGAGTTGCTCCAGCACATTGCAAGCTTCTTGGATGGCTTTAGCCTCTGTCAACTCTCCAGAGTGTCTCGCACTATGAGGGACGTGTGTGCCAGTCTTCTTCAATCCCGTGGCATGGTGGTCCTGCTCTGGGAGAAGACAAAGCGAGATGATGGAACATCATCCTGGCAGATACAAGACAAG gTGTGGCGGTTCAGTACGGCGTTTGACACTGTGAACGAGTGGAAGTTTGCCAACATTTCCAGCATGGCCGACCACCTCAAGATGTGCAAGTTTAACACCATATCACGGAGGGAAGAGGCTGTCCCACTCCCATGTATGAGTTTTACAAGAGAACTTACAAAAGAGGGACGGTCTCTACGCTCAGTGCTTAAACCAGTGATATAG